The Fervidibacillus albus genome contains a region encoding:
- a CDS encoding alpha-ketoacid dehydrogenase subunit beta has translation MIVSYIEAVKMAIREEMERDPKVFVLGEDVGKKGGVFKATEGLYDQFGEQRVLDTPLTESAIAGVAIGAAMYGLRPIGEIQFADFIMPAVNQIISEAARIRYRSNNDWQCPVVIRAPYGGGVHGGLYHSQSVEAIFANQPGLKIVMPSTPYDVKGLLKAAIRDDDPVLFFEHKKAYRLIKGEVPTDDYVLPIGKADVKRNGEDITVITYGLNVHFALQAAEKLAEDGISVHLLDLRTVYPLDKEGIIEAAQKTGKVLLITEDNKEGSIISEVAAIISEYCLYDLDAPIMRLAGPNIPAMPFAPPMEKYFMMNPEKIEKAMRELAEY, from the coding sequence ATGATCGTATCTTATATCGAAGCGGTGAAAATGGCCATTCGTGAAGAAATGGAACGAGATCCGAAAGTATTTGTTTTAGGGGAAGATGTCGGGAAGAAAGGTGGAGTTTTTAAAGCGACGGAAGGCTTATACGATCAGTTTGGCGAACAACGGGTACTCGATACACCGTTAACTGAATCCGCGATTGCAGGAGTGGCCATTGGGGCGGCGATGTATGGGTTAAGACCGATTGGAGAAATCCAATTTGCTGATTTCATCATGCCTGCTGTGAACCAGATTATATCAGAAGCAGCAAGAATTCGATATCGATCGAATAATGATTGGCAATGTCCTGTCGTTATTCGTGCTCCTTATGGCGGAGGTGTACATGGTGGTTTGTACCATTCCCAGTCGGTGGAAGCGATCTTTGCCAACCAACCAGGATTGAAAATTGTTATGCCATCAACTCCTTATGATGTGAAAGGGTTGTTAAAGGCAGCCATTCGGGATGATGATCCGGTCCTATTTTTTGAACATAAAAAGGCATATCGTCTAATTAAAGGAGAAGTTCCGACTGATGATTACGTTCTGCCGATTGGAAAAGCGGATGTGAAACGGAACGGAGAAGATATTACAGTTATAACGTATGGATTAAATGTTCATTTTGCATTACAAGCTGCGGAAAAATTAGCCGAAGATGGGATTAGCGTTCATCTTCTCGACTTACGTACCGTTTATCCATTGGATAAGGAAGGGATTATCGAAGCAGCACAGAAAACGGGAAAGGTACTTCTCATTACTGAGGACAATAAAGAAGGTAGCATTATTAGTGAAGTTGCAGCCATTATATCCGAATATTGTCTTTATGATTTAGATGCACCGATTATGCGACTGGCAGGACCAAATATTCCCGCAATGCCTTTTGCACCACCGATGGAAAAGTATTTTATGATGAATCCGGAAAAAATCGAAAAAGCAATGAGGGAATTGGCCGAATATTAA
- a CDS encoding dihydrolipoamide acetyltransferase family protein, with the protein MAIEKITMPQLGESVTEGTISKWLVSKGDKVNKYDPIAEVMTDKVNAEIPSSFTGVISEIIAEEGSTLKVGEVICTIETEERSQTKQTETTVTNGVDGQEDEKVVPNNKSRYSPAVLKLSQQYNIDLSMVKGTGKGGRITRKDVLAFVQSEPKSKSKETLAVEGKESKPSDKITLTSVKEEKMEPVKIHTGDTEIPVTGVRKAIADNMIRSKREIPHAWTMMEADVTGLVQYRDSLKDQFKRKEGFNLTYFAFFVKAVAQALTEFPEMNATWAGDKIIRRKDIHLSIAVATDDALYVPVIKHADEKSIKGIAREIAELSEKVRTNKLRPEDSQGGTFTVNNTGSFGSVQSMGIINYPQAAILQVESIVKRPVIKEEGMIAVRDMVNLCLSLDHRVIDGLIAGRFLKRVKEIVESMNKDTLSIY; encoded by the coding sequence ATGGCAATTGAAAAGATTACGATGCCCCAATTAGGTGAAAGTGTGACGGAAGGAACGATTAGTAAATGGCTCGTTTCAAAAGGGGATAAAGTAAATAAATATGATCCGATTGCTGAAGTTATGACGGATAAAGTGAATGCGGAAATTCCGTCCTCCTTCACTGGTGTTATTTCGGAAATTATCGCCGAGGAAGGAAGTACATTAAAAGTTGGCGAAGTAATATGTACAATTGAAACGGAAGAACGTTCACAAACAAAACAAACGGAAACAACCGTAACCAATGGGGTAGACGGCCAGGAAGATGAAAAAGTGGTACCGAACAACAAGTCTCGGTATTCACCAGCCGTATTGAAACTTTCTCAACAGTACAATATTGACCTTTCGATGGTAAAAGGTACGGGAAAAGGTGGACGTATTACTCGAAAAGATGTACTTGCCTTCGTCCAATCCGAACCTAAATCTAAATCAAAAGAAACTTTAGCCGTTGAAGGGAAGGAATCTAAACCTTCAGATAAGATCACTTTAACTTCTGTGAAGGAAGAGAAAATGGAGCCGGTGAAGATTCATACTGGTGATACGGAAATTCCGGTTACAGGTGTTCGAAAGGCGATTGCGGACAACATGATTCGAAGTAAAAGGGAGATTCCCCATGCTTGGACAATGATGGAAGCGGATGTGACCGGATTAGTTCAATATCGAGACTCCTTAAAAGACCAGTTTAAAAGAAAAGAAGGCTTTAACTTAACGTATTTTGCTTTCTTTGTAAAAGCTGTTGCCCAAGCACTTACCGAATTTCCGGAAATGAATGCCACATGGGCCGGTGATAAAATTATCCGTCGAAAAGATATTCATTTATCCATCGCCGTTGCAACGGATGATGCGTTATACGTTCCAGTCATTAAGCATGCGGATGAAAAATCGATTAAAGGGATCGCTAGGGAAATTGCTGAACTATCGGAAAAAGTACGGACGAACAAACTCCGACCCGAGGATTCTCAAGGTGGGACTTTCACCGTCAATAATACAGGTTCATTCGGTTCCGTGCAGTCGATGGGAATCATTAATTATCCTCAGGCGGCAATTTTACAAGTAGAATCGATCGTAAAACGTCCCGTGATAAAAGAAGAAGGTATGATTGCCGTTCGAGATATGGTGAACTTATGTCTTTCCCTCGATCACCGCGTAATTGACGGATTAATTGCAGGGCGATTTTTAAAACGGGTGAAAGAAATCGTTGAAAGCATGAATAAAGATACGCTATCCATTTATTAA
- a CDS encoding methylmalonyl-CoA mutase family protein, with protein MKDIGLTLNIQETKAYSFPDSSYSDWLKVAEKTVKGKSVSDYMTNTYEQIDIQPLYTKEDIPENVLEIQKQLKKNPSWSIVQKISGKSIEEINEQILKALQFGSNTVSFNILPNLTTDQMEHLFKNIPLKQFPFFIDGKMYSVGFYVLLADWFEKRKLDKHIVSGFIGTDPVHFFMHNPGYEDWENCFSNWADGILYARNQFPNLKTIFVNSSIFEQAGAHSIQQLAYSLLEIVEYVEYFREKGMDEKEVFQKIVVAFSVSSDFFMEVAKLRAFRYLWKKLLEAYGVDEQIHATIFAQTSVVNKTKTDPYMNLIRSGNEAFSSIVGQVDYLSIRPFDEVLGKVSEKGTRLSLNTHHILKEEAGLAKVCDPAAGSYFIERLTQTLIERSWAYFVDLDEKGGFLISISKGIIQRDLNKIRERRQRDFNQQKKVLVGTNRYANPHEDSSFDLEPNENGQETVSILPLDEIQMKLMKGYSLEDCVKPMKSREKNEILPPFRLSAPLERCRKKLEQQIKGKNRIVGFIINGDYVSHKRIIDFISNIFSSVGLDLSICTEGRNLEKVNTFLEETDPILYGYLYCKHDVDPIDDNRPVFYVHEQSFETENKDVIRQGKHLILYPGIDQISFYNEMIDILGGKK; from the coding sequence GTGAAAGACATTGGATTAACACTGAATATCCAAGAGACGAAGGCCTATTCATTTCCCGACAGTTCCTATTCCGATTGGTTAAAAGTTGCAGAAAAAACAGTAAAGGGGAAATCCGTCTCTGATTATATGACGAACACGTATGAGCAGATCGATATTCAACCTTTGTATACAAAAGAAGATATACCAGAAAATGTATTGGAAATTCAAAAGCAACTGAAAAAAAATCCATCTTGGTCCATTGTGCAAAAGATTTCTGGAAAATCGATAGAAGAAATTAATGAACAAATTTTAAAAGCGCTTCAATTTGGATCAAACACCGTATCTTTTAATATTTTACCCAATCTAACAACGGATCAAATGGAACATTTATTCAAAAATATCCCGTTGAAACAGTTCCCGTTTTTCATTGATGGGAAAATGTATTCCGTCGGTTTTTACGTGTTGTTAGCGGATTGGTTTGAGAAAAGGAAATTAGATAAACATATCGTTTCCGGTTTTATTGGAACAGATCCTGTTCATTTTTTTATGCATAATCCGGGGTATGAGGATTGGGAAAATTGTTTTTCAAATTGGGCGGATGGGATTTTGTATGCAAGAAATCAGTTTCCTAACTTGAAAACGATTTTTGTCAATTCCTCAATATTTGAACAAGCAGGGGCCCACTCGATTCAGCAATTGGCCTATTCATTATTGGAAATTGTCGAATACGTGGAGTATTTTCGTGAAAAAGGGATGGACGAAAAAGAAGTATTTCAAAAAATCGTCGTCGCATTTTCCGTAAGTTCCGACTTTTTTATGGAGGTTGCAAAACTTCGAGCATTTCGATATTTATGGAAAAAACTTCTAGAAGCGTACGGGGTGGATGAACAAATCCATGCGACAATCTTTGCACAAACATCGGTTGTAAATAAAACGAAAACTGATCCATATATGAACTTAATTCGAAGTGGGAATGAAGCGTTTTCATCTATAGTCGGTCAAGTCGATTATTTAAGTATTCGCCCCTTCGATGAAGTACTTGGTAAAGTGAGTGAAAAAGGTACACGCCTCAGCTTAAATACTCATCATATATTGAAAGAGGAAGCAGGTTTGGCTAAAGTTTGTGATCCTGCAGCTGGGTCTTATTTCATCGAACGTTTGACGCAAACATTAATTGAACGATCGTGGGCGTATTTTGTGGACCTAGATGAGAAGGGTGGGTTTCTGATCTCTATATCAAAAGGTATTATTCAAAGGGATTTAAACAAAATTCGCGAACGACGCCAAAGGGATTTTAACCAGCAAAAAAAAGTGTTAGTAGGTACGAATCGTTATGCAAATCCGCACGAAGACAGTTCCTTTGATCTAGAACCGAACGAGAATGGCCAAGAAACCGTTTCGATTTTGCCTTTGGATGAGATTCAGATGAAATTAATGAAAGGGTATTCATTGGAAGATTGTGTTAAACCAATGAAATCGAGGGAGAAAAATGAAATACTTCCACCGTTTCGATTAAGTGCACCGTTAGAACGATGTCGTAAGAAATTGGAACAACAAATAAAAGGAAAAAATCGAATCGTAGGCTTCATTATTAATGGAGATTATGTAAGCCATAAACGGATAATCGATTTTATTTCCAATATTTTTTCCTCTGTTGGGCTCGATCTTTCTATTTGTACAGAAGGAAGGAATTTGGAAAAAGTGAACACATTTTTGGAAGAAACAGATCCTATTTTGTATGGTTATTTATATTGTAAACATGATGTAGATCCGATTGACGATAACCGACCGGTTTTTTATGTTCATGAACAATCGTTTGAAACAGAAAATAAAGATGTGATTCGACAAGGAAAACATTTAATCCTATATCCCGGTATAGATCAAATTTCCTTTTACAACGAGATGATCGATATTTTGGGGGGAAAGAAATGA